In a genomic window of Halobiforma lacisalsi AJ5:
- a CDS encoding TIGR04053 family radical SAM/SPASM domain-containing protein has translation MRPGNLDTSDRPFVLIWELSQACELACDHCRADAQSQRHPDELTTEEGKRLLEDAAEFGEGQLVVLSGGDPLVRDDVEELVAYGDDLGLRMTITPSGTHSLTAERIEALADAGLRRMAVSLDGATPESHDDFRGEDGSFEETIRAVEQAREAGLPVQVNTTVCRQTVGDLPEIRDLLTEIGAVLWSVFFLVPVGRGRILEPIDPDEADAVMAWLDEVNREEPFGIKTTEAPHYRRVALQRDRDRGRDAETDGEPGRSSRESNADDGIQRRTGIIAGDGFAFVSHTGEVYPSGFLPESAGNVRERPVHDIYRNAPLFESLRDRDRLEGKCGACEFRHVCGGSRSRAYAHTGNPLESDPLCPHIPEGYDGPLPWDDEDAAPDPDVTPSVGD, from the coding sequence ATGCGACCCGGCAATCTCGACACCTCCGACCGACCGTTCGTGCTCATCTGGGAACTCAGCCAGGCCTGTGAACTGGCCTGTGACCACTGCCGGGCCGACGCCCAGTCCCAGCGCCACCCCGACGAACTCACGACCGAGGAGGGCAAGCGGCTGCTCGAGGACGCGGCCGAGTTCGGCGAGGGGCAGTTGGTCGTCCTCTCGGGCGGCGACCCGCTCGTCCGGGACGACGTCGAGGAACTCGTCGCCTACGGCGACGACCTTGGGCTCCGGATGACGATTACCCCAAGCGGGACCCACTCGCTGACCGCCGAGCGCATCGAGGCGCTGGCCGACGCCGGCCTCAGGCGGATGGCGGTCAGCCTCGACGGCGCGACACCCGAGAGCCACGACGATTTTCGCGGCGAGGACGGCAGTTTCGAGGAAACGATCCGGGCGGTCGAACAGGCCCGCGAGGCGGGGCTTCCCGTCCAGGTGAACACGACCGTCTGTCGTCAGACCGTCGGCGACCTCCCCGAAATCCGCGACCTGCTGACGGAGATCGGCGCGGTGCTGTGGAGCGTCTTCTTCCTGGTCCCCGTCGGCCGCGGACGGATCCTCGAGCCGATCGATCCCGACGAGGCCGACGCGGTGATGGCCTGGCTCGACGAGGTCAACCGCGAGGAGCCGTTCGGAATCAAGACGACCGAAGCGCCCCACTACCGCCGCGTGGCGCTCCAGCGGGATCGGGACCGAGGGCGCGATGCGGAGACCGACGGGGAACCCGGCCGCTCGAGCCGCGAGAGCAATGCCGACGACGGCATCCAGCGCCGCACCGGGATCATCGCGGGCGACGGCTTCGCGTTCGTGAGCCACACCGGGGAGGTCTATCCCTCGGGCTTCCTCCCGGAATCGGCCGGCAACGTGCGCGAACGCCCGGTACACGACATTTACCGGAACGCGCCGCTGTTCGAGTCGCTCCGGGACCGCGACCGACTCGAGGGCAAGTGCGGCGCCTGCGAGTTCCGCCACGTCTGCGGCGGGAGCCGCTCCCGTGCGTACGCTCACACCGGGAATCCGCTCGAGAGCGATCCGCTCTGCCCGCACATCCCGGAGGGGTACGACGGACCGCTGCCGTGGGATGACGAAGATGCCGCACCCGACCCCGACGTGACGCCGTCGGTCGGGGACTGA
- a CDS encoding CGCGG family putative rSAM-modified RiPP protein — MSEDVSGAEPVTRRVHECSWSANLEKPVHADDRDLVVEQAKDAVEATADGYHVNLVTHGDHGHPESYLWPELEAAFPVVDGDVDGAEPRIRLEYVDQCGCGGHVTRVHVGE, encoded by the coding sequence ATGAGCGAAGACGTCAGCGGCGCCGAACCAGTGACGCGTCGCGTCCACGAGTGCTCGTGGTCGGCGAACCTCGAGAAGCCCGTCCACGCCGACGACCGAGACCTGGTCGTCGAACAGGCCAAGGACGCGGTCGAGGCGACCGCCGACGGCTACCACGTCAACCTGGTGACCCACGGCGACCACGGCCACCCCGAGTCGTACCTCTGGCCGGAACTCGAGGCGGCGTTCCCGGTGGTCGACGGCGATGTGGACGGCGCCGAGCCCCGAATCCGCCTCGAGTACGTCGACCAGTGTGGCTGCGGTGGCCACGTCACCCGCGTCCACGTGGGGGAGTAA